A stretch of Ursus arctos isolate Adak ecotype North America unplaced genomic scaffold, UrsArc2.0 scaffold_4, whole genome shotgun sequence DNA encodes these proteins:
- the LOC125281357 gene encoding olfactory receptor 4K3-like, which yields MEEANQSVVSEFIFHGLCDSRELQTFLLLPFSMLYLLTVVGNLLVVLLFITDPHLHSPMYFLLANLSFVDFCLSSVTTPKLTTDLLKDNKIISFGGCMTQILCVHFFGGGEMVLLVTMAYDRYVAICKPLHYSSIMDRQKCLRLVLISWIIGFAHAMSQLAMIFDLPFCGPRRVDSFFCDIPLVIKLACMDTHSLGMLINADSGVLATTCFILLLISYTYILVTVRIHSKDGASKALSTCTSHITVVLLFFGPCIFIYLWPLSITWVDKFLAVFYTVITPLLNPAIYTLRNKEIRNAIKRLRSQYMG from the coding sequence ATGGAGGAAGCAAATCAGTCCGTGGTGTCTGAGTTCATTTTTCATGGACTTTGTGATTCAAGGGAGCTCCAGACCTTCCTCTTACTGCCTTTTTCAATGCTCTACCTGCTGACTGTTGTGGGCAACCTCCTTGTCGTGCTTTTATTCATCACTGACCCTCATCTCCATTCCCCAATGTACTTCCTCTTAGCCAATCTCTCATTTGTGGACTTCTGCCTTTCCTCAGTCACTACCCCAAAACTGACCACAGACCTCCTAAAGGATAATAAGATCATCTCCTTTGGCGGCTGCATGACCCAGATCCTCTGTGTGcatttttttggagggggtgaGATGGTGCTGCTTGTGACAATGGCCTATGATCgttatgtggccatctgcaaaccactCCATTACTCCAGCATCATGGACAGACAAAAGTGCCTCCGGCTAGTTTTGATATCATGGATCATTGGCTTTGCGCATGCCATGAGCCAACTAGCCATGATTTTTGATCTGCCCTTCTGTGGACCCAGAAGAGTGGACAGTTTTTTCTGTGATATTCCTTTGGTGATCAAACTGGCCTGCATGGATACACATTCTCTGGGAATGTTGATAAATGCTGACAGTGGGGTTTTGGCAACAACTTGCTTCATTCTCTTACTAATCTCCTACACCTATATCCTAGTAACTGTTCGCATTCACTCAAAGGATGGAGCATCAAAGGCACTCTCTACCTGTACTTCCCACATCACAGTGGTGCTGCTATTCTTTGGACCCTGCATCTTCATCTATCTGTGGCCACTTAGCATCACTTGGGTGGACAAGTTTCTTGCAGTGTTTTACACAGTAATCACACCTCTCCTGAATCCAGCCATTTATACATTGAGAAATAAAGAGATTAGGAATGCCATAAAGAGACTGAGAAGTCAGTATATGggataa